From Ignavibacteria bacterium, a single genomic window includes:
- a CDS encoding HNH endonuclease: MAKALKTPGIRCKPGEEWAEVTDNYCISNYGRWYSRKRKALVKQFPNSSGYFRIKIWDQEHANGKQTFTHIKVLYHFGDCHGNRIPGDGSSLFALGLSIDHINGDKSDNRRCNLELVTHKENCIRRSKNMKEKKEKSKCHKTKNQIQT, from the coding sequence TTGGCCAAAGCTCTTAAAACACCTGGCATCCGTTGCAAGCCGGGAGAAGAGTGGGCGGAGGTTACTGACAACTATTGCATAAGCAATTACGGACGCTGGTACTCGCGAAAACGTAAAGCCTTGGTCAAGCAGTTCCCGAATTCCTCCGGATACTTTCGGATCAAGATTTGGGACCAGGAACATGCAAACGGAAAACAGACATTCACGCACATCAAGGTTCTTTACCACTTCGGCGATTGCCACGGTAACCGGATTCCCGGCGACGGTTCAAGCCTTTTCGCTCTGGGCTTGAGCATCGATCACATCAACGGCGATAAGAGCGACAACAGAAGATGTAATCTGGAACTTGTGACTCACAAGGAAAATTGCATCCGTCGATCTAAAAATATGAAGGAAAAGAAGGAGAAATCAAAATGTCACAAAACCAAAAACCAAATCCAAAC
- a CDS encoding DUF2800 domain-containing protein — translation MQDFTETFQIPASPDLLTKEQVSAVLKQADNIISWLNQVKEFALNQAIKGEQYEGFKVVEGRSFRKFKDDEIAAQMLMLEGYNEAVIYEKKLLSLAQLEKVVGKKNFEAILGSQIYKPAGKPALVPDTDERPAYALVSTAQEDFGQSS, via the coding sequence AACATTTCAAATCCCCGCAAGCCCTGACCTATTAACCAAAGAGCAGGTTTCAGCCGTCCTAAAACAAGCTGACAACATCATCTCATGGCTTAACCAGGTCAAGGAATTTGCACTCAACCAGGCCATCAAAGGCGAACAGTACGAAGGCTTCAAGGTAGTGGAAGGCCGATCCTTCCGCAAGTTCAAGGATGACGAAATCGCGGCCCAGATGCTCATGCTCGAAGGCTACAACGAAGCGGTCATCTATGAGAAGAAGCTTCTGTCACTGGCACAGCTTGAGAAGGTTGTAGGCAAGAAGAACTTCGAAGCGATCCTAGGCTCACAAATCTACAAGCCTGCAGGAAAGCCGGCATTGGTACCGGATACCGACGAACGCCCAGCATACGCTCTAGTATCAACCGCTCAAGAAGACTTTGGCCAAAGCTCTTAA